A window from Rhizosphaericola mali encodes these proteins:
- a CDS encoding beta-L-arabinofuranosidase domain-containing protein: MKKILLSLICSSFVYCGIQAQSYIPQRNDARFKVKPVANIKAYGFDLSDVKLLPGSEFYKARQLDSTYLLLLDPNRLLARFYINAGLPTKGDAYGGWESDGLSGHSLGHYLSAISMLYASTKDPQLKTRIDYITGELAKCQTKRGTGYVGAIPKEDSIFGLVRKGIVHSGGFDLNGGWSPWYTVHKVMAGLVDAYIYGGNKEALTVVKGMADWSDGLITHLDDSLMQKMMRCEFGGMNDVLAMIYAITGEQKYLKQSYRWIDDFVMIPLSERKDAIQNKHSNTNIPKGLGSADQYIYGGLSRDSIIAQYMQRTIVNHHTYANGGNGNYEYFGDEDKLSTRLSDDNSETCATYNMEKLTAAIFSWNPNVNYADYYERALVNGILGSQNDSDGMFCYFVPLRMGGQKEYSDQFNTFTCCVGTGMENHTKYNQAIYFQSPDAKSLYVNLFLPSELKWKEKNATIQIQSNILHSDKIEIAVSPKKATEFTIKLRKPSWVENDAVTIYVNGKKYNSSIGTDGYFDIHRKWKLGDKITYSIPKKLYAESMNDNSKRLAFYYGPVLLAGQLGAKNPDPVEGVPVILSENNNVNNWVKSTDIHNLLFKTTDAAQPIQVSIKPFYASDQGHYNVYWDKFTNEEWSVRKAEYIKEKEHEKEIELRTIDLFRIGEMQPERDHNFTSTGNSYVSEAFGKHGREARASGSLNFTMKVDPNSTNSLLINYIGADKNRKFDIVVDGKLLLTETTKGDFQEDKFYDKEYLIPVELTKGKSQVKISLLANHGYTAGRAFEIRTIKSK, translated from the coding sequence ATGAAAAAAATACTATTAAGTTTAATATGTTCTTCTTTTGTGTATTGTGGCATACAAGCGCAATCTTATATTCCACAACGAAATGATGCAAGATTTAAAGTCAAACCTGTAGCGAATATCAAGGCTTATGGGTTTGACTTATCTGACGTGAAATTACTTCCTGGTTCAGAATTTTATAAAGCTAGACAATTAGATTCCACATATCTTTTATTATTGGACCCTAATAGATTGTTGGCGAGATTCTATATCAATGCAGGCTTACCAACAAAAGGCGATGCCTATGGTGGCTGGGAAAGTGATGGCTTGTCTGGTCATAGTTTGGGGCATTATCTTTCTGCAATCAGTATGTTGTATGCGTCTACCAAAGACCCGCAATTGAAAACAAGGATTGACTACATAACAGGGGAATTGGCAAAATGCCAAACAAAAAGAGGTACTGGTTATGTCGGTGCGATTCCTAAAGAGGATAGTATTTTTGGCCTAGTTAGAAAAGGTATCGTTCATTCTGGCGGTTTTGATTTAAATGGCGGTTGGTCTCCTTGGTATACGGTACACAAAGTTATGGCTGGTTTAGTTGATGCTTATATTTATGGTGGAAATAAAGAGGCATTAACGGTGGTGAAGGGTATGGCAGACTGGTCAGATGGTTTGATTACCCATTTGGATGATTCCTTAATGCAAAAAATGATGCGTTGCGAATTTGGAGGAATGAATGATGTCTTAGCAATGATTTATGCTATAACTGGTGAACAAAAATATCTAAAACAATCCTACCGTTGGATTGATGATTTTGTCATGATTCCTTTGTCAGAAAGGAAAGATGCTATTCAAAATAAACACTCTAATACCAATATTCCAAAAGGATTGGGTTCCGCTGATCAATATATTTACGGAGGTCTTTCTCGTGATAGTATTATTGCGCAATACATGCAAAGAACTATAGTGAATCATCATACATATGCCAATGGCGGAAATGGTAACTATGAATATTTTGGAGATGAAGACAAATTAAGTACGAGATTAAGTGATGATAATAGTGAGACTTGCGCTACTTATAACATGGAAAAATTGACTGCGGCGATTTTTAGTTGGAATCCTAATGTTAATTATGCTGACTATTATGAACGTGCATTGGTGAATGGCATTTTAGGTTCTCAGAATGATAGTGACGGTATGTTCTGTTATTTTGTTCCACTACGTATGGGCGGACAAAAAGAATATAGTGATCAATTTAATACGTTCACCTGTTGTGTAGGTACAGGTATGGAAAATCATACAAAATATAACCAAGCTATTTACTTTCAATCACCTGATGCGAAGAGTTTGTATGTTAATTTATTCCTTCCTTCTGAGTTGAAATGGAAAGAAAAAAATGCAACGATTCAAATTCAATCTAATATTTTGCATTCAGATAAAATAGAAATTGCAGTTTCGCCAAAGAAAGCTACCGAATTTACGATCAAATTACGTAAACCATCTTGGGTAGAAAATGATGCAGTTACTATTTATGTAAATGGTAAAAAATATAATTCTAGCATAGGTACTGATGGCTATTTTGATATTCATCGCAAGTGGAAATTAGGGGATAAAATTACCTATAGTATTCCAAAGAAATTATATGCAGAAAGTATGAATGATAATTCGAAAAGATTAGCATTTTACTATGGACCAGTTTTGTTAGCGGGACAATTGGGTGCGAAAAATCCAGATCCAGTAGAAGGCGTGCCCGTAATTCTTTCCGAAAATAATAATGTAAATAATTGGGTGAAATCTACAGATATTCATAATCTTTTATTCAAAACTACAGATGCAGCACAACCGATTCAGGTTTCTATAAAACCATTCTACGCCTCTGATCAAGGTCACTACAATGTGTATTGGGATAAATTTACCAATGAAGAATGGTCTGTGAGAAAAGCGGAATATATCAAGGAAAAGGAACATGAAAAGGAAATCGAACTACGTACTATAGATCTATTTAGAATAGGAGAGATGCAACCAGAACGTGATCATAATTTTACATCTACAGGAAATAGTTATGTAAGTGAAGCATTTGGAAAGCATGGTAGAGAAGCGCGTGCTAGTGGATCTTTAAACTTTACAATGAAGGTTGATCCTAATTCGACGAATAGTTTGTTAATTAACTATATCGGTGCGGATAAAAATAGAAAATTTGATATCGTTGTGGATGGAAAACTTTTACTTACAGAAACTACCAAAGGAGATTTTCAAGAGGATAAATTTTACGATAAAGAATATTTAATTCCAGTTGAATTGACGAAAGGAAAATCCCAAGTGAAAATTTCATTATTAGCTAATCATGGTTATACTGCAGGTCGAGCATTTGAAATTAGAACTATAAAATCAAAATAG
- a CDS encoding APC family permease has product MTDENDYKRNVSLLDATMFVAGAMIGSGIFIVSADMIRNVGSSGWLILLWCLTGLVTIIGALSYGELSGMFPKAGGQYTYIREAFGKKMGFLYGWSFFSVIQTGTIAAVGVAFSKFAAYLFPSLGEDHILLQFSSFTISAAQILTIVLIIGLTAINTLGVNHGKNIQTVVTIAKLCSLIGLIGFGFYFGANGNVWHQNWQNAFSFRKLSLDGFSNYSGFAVFGAFAAAMVGSLFSSDSWHTIAFIAGEVKKPERNIGLSLVLGTIIVTALYLLVNFVYLSALPLKEIAFAKNDRIAIDASSRLFGLTGTRIMAILIMISTFGCVNGLIITGARVYHTMAHDGLFLKKAGVLNKNSVPANGLWIQCFWASILCLSGHYGDLLDYVIFVVLLFYIITISGIFKLRKTQPNLARPYKAIGYPVLPIIYIIVASVISISLFIYKPKFTWPGLFIVLLGLPIYSYLNKKKLSNESLQKV; this is encoded by the coding sequence ATGACAGATGAAAATGATTATAAACGAAATGTAAGTTTGTTAGATGCGACTATGTTTGTGGCTGGAGCTATGATAGGCTCTGGGATATTTATAGTTAGCGCGGATATGATTAGAAATGTGGGCTCTTCGGGTTGGTTGATACTATTGTGGTGTTTGACTGGTTTAGTGACTATAATAGGTGCATTGAGTTATGGTGAATTAAGCGGTATGTTTCCCAAAGCGGGTGGGCAGTACACTTATATAAGAGAAGCATTTGGTAAAAAAATGGGATTCTTATACGGTTGGAGTTTCTTTTCCGTTATTCAAACTGGGACTATTGCGGCCGTGGGTGTTGCATTTTCCAAATTTGCCGCTTATTTATTTCCCTCTTTAGGTGAAGATCATATTTTGCTACAATTTTCTAGTTTTACAATTTCCGCTGCGCAAATATTGACTATTGTTTTGATTATAGGATTGACTGCCATCAATACGCTTGGCGTGAATCATGGAAAAAACATTCAGACCGTTGTTACAATTGCAAAATTGTGTTCGCTTATTGGTTTAATCGGTTTCGGCTTTTATTTTGGTGCAAATGGAAATGTATGGCATCAGAATTGGCAAAATGCCTTTTCGTTTAGAAAATTGTCGCTCGATGGGTTTAGTAACTATTCTGGTTTTGCGGTATTTGGTGCTTTTGCAGCTGCTATGGTGGGTAGTTTGTTTAGTTCGGATAGTTGGCATACGATTGCTTTTATTGCTGGAGAAGTTAAAAAACCAGAACGAAATATTGGCTTAAGTTTAGTGTTGGGAACGATTATAGTTACAGCGCTTTATTTGTTAGTCAATTTTGTTTATTTATCCGCATTGCCATTAAAAGAAATTGCTTTTGCAAAAAATGATCGAATTGCGATAGATGCGAGTTCGAGATTGTTTGGACTAACAGGAACGCGAATTATGGCAATATTGATCATGATTTCCACATTTGGATGTGTGAATGGTTTGATAATTACGGGAGCTCGCGTTTATCATACGATGGCACATGATGGTTTATTTTTGAAAAAAGCAGGAGTTTTAAATAAAAATTCGGTTCCTGCAAATGGCTTATGGATTCAATGTTTTTGGGCTTCTATTTTATGTTTGAGTGGTCATTATGGAGATTTGCTTGATTATGTAATTTTTGTAGTGTTGCTATTTTATATTATAACGATTTCGGGTATTTTTAAGTTGAGAAAGACACAACCCAATTTAGCTCGACCTTATAAAGCAATAGGGTATCCAGTTTTGCCAATTATTTATATTATAGTCGCTTCGGTGATTTCTATTTCCCTATTTATATATAAACCAAAATTTACTTGGCCGGGCTTATTTATTGTTTTACTGGGACTTCCTATTTATAGTTATTTGAATAAAAAGAAACTATCAAATGAAAGTTTACAAAAAGTATAA